A stretch of Spirosoma oryzicola DNA encodes these proteins:
- a CDS encoding PD-(D/E)XK nuclease-like domain-containing protein produces MNDYQYRTLPRYANSDLSELKRLNLGEKFMATQKSLDFGTAFHTLILEPAKRQSILTATGIEMSDLISLYVMEERINAFSDLRVMFADAEKETVRQWVCPITGLPLKAKLDAVIMPRRRHLVDLKTTSCKSLADFLESCYSFDYDRQAAFYLSSDPNAAFFEFVGVQKVPPYNVYRLAFHKSDEFIKYGQKKMEFWLQRAYEESLKEDGWRPSSWSRKEVEQV; encoded by the coding sequence ATGAACGACTATCAATACCGCACCTTACCCCGCTACGCCAACAGCGATTTGTCTGAACTCAAGCGCTTAAATCTTGGCGAGAAGTTTATGGCAACTCAGAAGTCATTGGACTTTGGCACCGCCTTTCATACGCTTATTCTCGAACCTGCAAAGCGTCAATCTATACTCACTGCTACAGGTATTGAAATGAGTGACCTTATCAGTCTGTACGTGATGGAAGAGCGAATAAATGCTTTTTCGGACCTGCGCGTGATGTTTGCCGATGCAGAGAAAGAAACCGTTCGCCAGTGGGTTTGTCCGATTACGGGTTTGCCGCTCAAAGCCAAGTTGGACGCCGTTATCATGCCCCGTCGTCGGCACCTGGTTGATTTGAAAACAACGTCCTGTAAATCACTAGCTGATTTTTTAGAATCGTGCTACTCCTTTGATTATGACCGGCAGGCCGCGTTTTATCTGTCGTCCGACCCGAATGCGGCTTTCTTTGAGTTTGTCGGCGTTCAGAAAGTGCCACCCTACAACGTGTATCGATTGGCGTTTCACAAGTCCGACGAGTTTATCAAATATGGACAAAAGAAGATGGAGTTCTGGTTACAGAGAGCCTACGAAGAAAGCCTGAAAGAAGACGGTTGGCGACCAAGCAGCTGGAGTAGAAAGGAGGTGGAACAGGTATGA
- a CDS encoding DUF4468 domain-containing protein — translation MKKLFTVLLLFVTASAFCQEKYKGVLPLEGDKVVYTEDVKVPDMSKAEIFRRARRWFVLMYKSPDQVLKLNDEATGELIARGFGEAVTPDKKKIDQLRVLLHTETQFDAKESGYHIKVGNLYVQRSLSDPNKPIQEFKRFPEKNLIRTLEACDQKVKANMASLNKYILTEQFDQ, via the coding sequence ATGAAGAAACTGTTTACTGTACTATTGCTATTCGTCACGGCTTCGGCCTTCTGTCAGGAGAAATACAAAGGCGTTTTACCGCTCGAAGGTGATAAGGTTGTCTACACTGAAGATGTGAAGGTGCCCGACATGAGCAAAGCGGAAATCTTTCGACGCGCCCGGCGCTGGTTCGTTCTGATGTACAAATCACCCGACCAGGTACTCAAACTGAATGACGAAGCGACCGGCGAGTTGATTGCTAGGGGATTTGGTGAAGCGGTAACGCCCGACAAAAAGAAGATTGATCAGCTTCGCGTATTGCTCCATACCGAAACGCAGTTTGACGCCAAAGAATCGGGTTATCATATCAAAGTCGGCAATTTATACGTTCAGCGGAGCTTGTCTGACCCAAACAAGCCGATTCAGGAGTTTAAACGATTTCCCGAAAAGAACCTGATTCGTACCCTTGAAGCCTGTGATCAGAAAGTAAAAGCGAATATGGCTTCGCTCAATAAGTACATTCTGACTGAACAGTTTGATCAGTAA
- a CDS encoding DNA-packaging protein — MPFPEGNQFWKLRSSHGRDKLFASPELLWQAATEYFEWCDSNPWNRIEYKGADIVRVEVPTSRPYTLQGLCVYCETSLQWWDQFKKNQANHDFFDIITRIEQIIYTHKFEGAAVGAFNPSIIARDLGLAEKSEVKATGTHSVRRDEESGDIIIESI; from the coding sequence ATGCCTTTCCCCGAAGGAAATCAATTCTGGAAGCTCCGTAGCTCCCACGGTCGCGACAAGCTGTTTGCGTCGCCAGAATTGCTATGGCAAGCGGCAACTGAATACTTTGAATGGTGCGACAGTAATCCCTGGAATAGAATAGAGTATAAGGGGGCTGATATCGTCCGTGTTGAGGTGCCTACTTCCCGTCCGTACACACTACAGGGTTTGTGTGTTTACTGCGAAACCTCTCTTCAGTGGTGGGATCAATTCAAGAAGAATCAGGCCAACCATGATTTTTTTGATATCATAACGCGTATAGAGCAAATTATCTATACTCACAAGTTTGAAGGGGCTGCTGTCGGTGCATTTAATCCAAGCATCATTGCCCGCGATCTTGGTTTAGCCGAGAAATCAGAAGTAAAAGCAACGGGTACGCATTCGGTGCGCCGTGACGAGGAATCAGGGGATATAATCATTGAAAGCATATGA
- a CDS encoding PBSX family phage terminase large subunit yields the protein MIKLRLSGSMFTTAYRKLRAAIQKATRFVIFFGAADSSKSYSAHQDLVLDLMTAKDDILVVRKNSAHIRESCYKLLKSIIVAWGLASSFDFFYSSDKREIVYKETGRKIAFTGINDPESLKSIFGFYRLLIEEANQLDWEDFLELNRRLRSNQSIQIIMLLNPVSEQHWIKARLIDNPAYSGDVTSCHVTYHDNEYITRERVAELERLKEVDEYQYRVYVLGLWGIIKPENPFFHKIDPNRHFGKVIYDPKLPVYLAFDFNKVNSVTVRQKQPGKSGGLVPRFLKEIHKGGEGADLEEICKELSFDYGRNMILVTGDASGNQGRSETKGNRTAWMLIKGYFRDNNVSFINYDAVPSSNPSHTESRFVCNALVHHWKDDFLIDRDNCPTLCADVIKMKTNTDGGLDKKDCDKYNYGHVGDCGRYDLCNFEYTTFKNLGHYQKKAA from the coding sequence ATGATTAAGCTCCGTTTGTCAGGCAGTATGTTCACGACGGCTTACCGGAAGCTGAGAGCCGCTATTCAAAAAGCGACGCGTTTTGTTATCTTTTTCGGCGCGGCTGATAGCTCCAAGTCGTATTCCGCGCATCAGGATTTAGTGCTTGATTTGATGACAGCCAAAGACGACATCCTGGTTGTCCGTAAAAACAGCGCTCACATTCGCGAATCCTGCTACAAGCTACTCAAATCAATTATTGTTGCCTGGGGCCTGGCTTCGTCGTTTGATTTCTTCTACTCGTCCGATAAGCGGGAGATTGTCTACAAAGAAACGGGCCGTAAGATTGCGTTTACGGGTATCAACGATCCTGAATCACTTAAATCGATCTTTGGCTTTTACCGGCTACTGATTGAAGAGGCTAATCAACTGGATTGGGAGGATTTCTTGGAGCTTAATCGCCGGTTGCGCTCCAATCAGTCGATTCAGATTATTATGCTGCTCAATCCAGTCTCTGAACAGCACTGGATTAAAGCAAGGCTAATCGACAACCCGGCGTATAGTGGTGACGTAACATCGTGCCACGTTACCTATCACGATAATGAGTACATCACCCGTGAGCGCGTCGCTGAGCTGGAGCGGCTCAAAGAAGTTGACGAGTACCAGTACCGGGTCTACGTACTTGGTTTGTGGGGCATTATCAAGCCCGAGAATCCCTTCTTTCACAAGATTGATCCGAACCGGCATTTTGGTAAGGTCATTTACGATCCGAAGCTTCCCGTTTACCTGGCTTTCGACTTTAACAAGGTCAACTCCGTTACGGTGCGCCAGAAGCAGCCAGGCAAGTCAGGTGGTTTAGTGCCCCGTTTTCTCAAAGAGATTCACAAAGGCGGTGAGGGTGCCGACCTGGAAGAAATCTGCAAAGAGTTGTCGTTCGATTATGGTCGTAATATGATCCTGGTTACGGGTGATGCGTCGGGGAATCAGGGACGGTCTGAAACTAAAGGCAATCGTACTGCCTGGATGCTGATCAAAGGTTATTTCCGCGACAACAATGTATCGTTCATCAACTACGATGCGGTGCCCTCGTCGAATCCAAGTCATACCGAATCCCGATTTGTCTGCAATGCGCTGGTTCATCACTGGAAAGATGATTTTCTGATTGATCGCGACAACTGCCCGACACTGTGCGCCGACGTCATCAAGATGAAAACGAATACAGACGGCGGGCTGGATAAGAAGGATTGCGATAAGTACAACTACGGACACGTCGGCGACTGTGGTCGCTATGATCTCTGCAATTTCGAATACACCACGTTTAAAAACCTTGGCCATTACCAGAAGAAAGCCGCATAA